The following coding sequences are from one Arthrobacter sp. PvP023 window:
- the cobA gene encoding uroporphyrinogen-III C-methyltransferase: MQLSIDLTGREVLVTGSDHAARQAVRRYQAAGAVVSRLSTPQGASHDGPLPERPFLVAAVDDGQPGWEALLHRCRATGIPVAVEPAAGAAGHVTLVGGGPGVGELLTVAAVKALRDADVVFYDRLAPYQELPSLTTAELVDVGKQPGHHKVSQGDIEKLMVQSALAGNNVVRLKGGDPYVFGRGGEEVAACVAAGVPVKVVSGVTSAISVPAAAGIPVTHREVSHMFTVVSGHAPLTEKELTHLAGLGGTIVVLMGIGTLHQLAAGLRRAGMPADMPMAVVERGYRPGQRTTIAQLGTIVTAAADCTNPAVLVIGEVVRVAEANRGHAEAAADLDRLAASLIES; this comes from the coding sequence ATGCAGCTCAGCATTGATCTCACCGGCCGCGAAGTCCTGGTCACCGGATCCGACCACGCCGCACGGCAGGCGGTCCGCCGCTATCAGGCCGCCGGCGCCGTCGTCTCGAGGCTCAGCACCCCGCAGGGCGCAAGCCACGACGGGCCGCTGCCCGAGCGCCCGTTCCTCGTGGCTGCCGTCGACGACGGCCAGCCCGGCTGGGAGGCGCTGCTGCACCGCTGCCGCGCGACCGGCATCCCGGTGGCGGTGGAACCGGCTGCAGGAGCAGCGGGCCACGTCACCCTGGTGGGCGGCGGTCCCGGCGTCGGCGAACTGCTCACTGTTGCCGCCGTCAAGGCGCTGCGCGATGCCGACGTCGTGTTTTACGACCGGCTGGCTCCCTACCAGGAACTGCCGTCCCTGACCACGGCCGAACTGGTGGATGTGGGCAAGCAGCCCGGCCACCACAAGGTCAGCCAGGGCGATATCGAGAAGCTCATGGTGCAGAGCGCCCTGGCCGGCAACAACGTGGTCCGCCTCAAGGGCGGGGACCCGTACGTGTTCGGCCGCGGCGGCGAAGAAGTTGCCGCCTGCGTGGCCGCCGGGGTGCCGGTCAAGGTCGTATCCGGGGTCACCAGCGCCATCTCCGTCCCGGCAGCCGCAGGGATCCCGGTCACCCACCGCGAAGTCAGCCACATGTTCACTGTGGTGTCCGGCCACGCCCCGCTGACCGAGAAGGAGCTCACCCACCTGGCCGGGCTGGGCGGGACCATCGTGGTCCTCATGGGCATCGGAACACTGCACCAGCTGGCCGCCGGCCTGCGCCGGGCGGGCATGCCGGCAGACATGCCGATGGCCGTCGTCGAACGCGGCTACCGCCCCGGACAGCGCACCACCATCGCCCAGCTGGGTACGATTGTCACCGCGGCCGCCGACTGCACCAACCCGGCAGTGCTGGTCATCGGCGAGGTGGTGCGGGTGGCTGAAGCCAACCGCGGGCACGCCGAGGCGGCGGCTGATCTCGACCGCCTCGCAGCGTCACTGATTGAATCGTGA
- a CDS encoding uroporphyrinogen-III synthase, protein MNSIAPASAAGPQDSPAADAPDSPLEGFRIGVTSHRRSQDLIEALERRGAEVLHAPALKIAPVQEDMRLIEDTKAIIAAKPDLCIATTAYGMRRWCEAADASGIGDELLETLAACRMFVRGPKARGAVRAAGLADVGISSDETTATLVDMLLKEGVRGKTVAVQLHGYTDVRQLERLKMSGATVLTVTPYRWVKPDGEDKLPRLIEAVCSGNLDVLTFTSAPAVDAMWSTAHEMGLYKQLVDALKTTVTTAVVGPITAQPLIDAGLSPLIPERFRMGALIRLVCEHLALNHVRRLDTRSGSVELRGRSLRIDGEPVEMAPAPLLLLRALLGAEGAVLSRESLSELLELRGSVHALDMTVSRLRSSLPDGRMVETVVKRGYRIRV, encoded by the coding sequence ATGAACTCAATTGCCCCCGCTTCCGCCGCCGGCCCGCAGGACTCCCCCGCGGCCGACGCCCCCGATTCGCCCCTGGAGGGGTTCCGGATCGGAGTGACGTCGCACCGGCGCTCCCAGGACCTGATTGAGGCCCTGGAGCGGCGCGGGGCGGAGGTACTGCACGCTCCCGCGCTCAAGATCGCACCGGTGCAGGAGGACATGCGGCTCATCGAGGACACCAAGGCCATCATTGCCGCCAAGCCCGATCTGTGTATCGCCACCACCGCCTACGGCATGCGCCGCTGGTGCGAGGCGGCTGACGCCTCCGGCATCGGCGACGAACTCCTGGAGACCCTCGCGGCCTGCCGCATGTTCGTCCGCGGCCCCAAGGCACGCGGCGCCGTCCGCGCCGCCGGACTCGCCGACGTCGGAATCAGCAGCGACGAAACCACGGCCACCCTGGTGGACATGCTGCTGAAGGAGGGCGTCCGCGGCAAGACCGTGGCGGTACAGCTTCACGGCTACACGGACGTCCGCCAGCTGGAACGGCTCAAGATGTCAGGTGCCACCGTCCTGACCGTGACCCCCTACCGCTGGGTCAAGCCCGACGGCGAGGACAAACTGCCGCGGCTGATCGAGGCAGTCTGCAGCGGCAACCTGGACGTCCTGACGTTCACCAGCGCGCCCGCCGTCGACGCCATGTGGAGCACCGCCCACGAGATGGGCCTCTACAAGCAGCTCGTCGACGCCCTGAAGACCACCGTCACCACCGCCGTCGTCGGTCCCATCACGGCGCAGCCGCTGATCGACGCCGGACTGTCACCGCTCATTCCGGAACGCTTCCGGATGGGCGCGCTGATCCGGCTGGTCTGCGAACACCTTGCCCTGAACCACGTCCGCCGCCTGGACACCCGGTCCGGCAGCGTGGAGCTCCGCGGACGGTCACTCCGGATCGACGGGGAACCGGTCGAAATGGCACCGGCGCCCCTCCTGCTGCTGCGGGCCCTGCTGGGCGCAGAAGGCGCCGTCCTGTCCCGGGAATCCCTCTCCGAACTTCTCGAACTGCGCGGCTCCGTGCACGCGCTGGACATGACTGTCAGCCGGCTCCGGTCCTCGCTGCCGGACGGCCGCATGGTGGAGACCGTGGTCAAGCGCGGATACCGGATCCGGGTCTAG
- a CDS encoding GMC oxidoreductase — MEPVVQGDDDPAESVDAVVVGSGFGGSVAAYRLADGGQSVVLMERGRAYPPGSFARTPAEMGRNFWDPDKGLYGLFDAWTFRGLEGIVSSGLGGGSLIYANVLLRKDKNWFVQESPVPGGGYESWPFSRQDLEPYYDAAEAMLRPVPYPYQDTPKTLAMETAARALGLSITRPPIAVTFSQSPGAAPARNKVLPPAPYGSVHGEGTVRTTCTLSGECDIGCNTGAKNTLDHNYLSAAKAAGADIRTHHDVRGIRPLPGGGYEVRYVVHDPADATPGLLREQLIHCRRLILAAGTFGTTFLLLRNRASLPALSPALGTRFSGNGDLLGFVLDAKDPDGVTRTLSGSMGPVITTAIRTPDSTDGGDGRGYYIEDAGYPSFMNWLLETGQFRQVAKRAGKVMVQLLKDRLFQAQRSNISADLAAALGDGRLSASSVPLLGMGRDIPDGVMTLQGGRLAINWTLATSAAYFGRMQATMQAIATELGGSFKQNPLWWSKRVITVHPLGGAPAGRNSSEGVCDSYGEVFGYPGLHVVDGAVMPGPVGANPALTIAAFAERACHRILDGTGADRQRGGLDTAAFPPGSVDGGTPDGGIPGYQPGPLRALVPDATKGARAPAEEGTFVPRAASRSLGLRSAKSPEAAVSLESEALQEAEIEEETELAETGPSSVSFTEQMHGWFSAGVTDPEAGRSLGRDRSRRMMFELTITAPDIDAFVRDPLHPATAEGYVLADQFGGRLPVERGWFNLFVKDGPEPAGRKMLYRLWLRDPGGTPLTFVGHKDVRNDAGFDVWGDTTTLYVTVLRGHVPPPDPVAPTATAPSFRPDNKTSAPRNPLDVDKNGAMVAGAGMLFIRPWDFARQLTTFRVAGPNPASALAAFGKVFLGELWQVYGRRMHGRVDAGKAAGRQ, encoded by the coding sequence GTGGAACCGGTGGTGCAAGGGGACGATGATCCCGCGGAGTCGGTGGACGCCGTGGTGGTGGGCTCCGGCTTCGGCGGATCGGTAGCGGCCTACCGTTTAGCGGACGGCGGCCAGTCCGTCGTCCTGATGGAACGGGGCAGGGCCTACCCGCCGGGAAGCTTCGCCAGGACACCGGCCGAGATGGGCCGGAACTTCTGGGATCCGGACAAAGGCCTCTACGGTCTCTTTGACGCCTGGACCTTCCGGGGCCTGGAAGGAATCGTCTCCAGCGGCCTGGGCGGCGGATCCTTGATTTACGCGAACGTACTGCTGCGCAAGGACAAGAACTGGTTTGTCCAGGAATCCCCCGTTCCCGGCGGAGGCTACGAAAGCTGGCCCTTTAGCAGGCAGGACCTCGAGCCCTATTACGATGCCGCCGAAGCCATGCTCCGCCCCGTGCCCTACCCTTACCAGGACACCCCCAAGACCCTGGCCATGGAAACCGCCGCGCGCGCACTCGGACTCAGCATCACGCGGCCGCCCATCGCCGTCACCTTCTCCCAGTCGCCGGGCGCCGCCCCCGCCAGGAACAAGGTGCTGCCGCCTGCCCCGTACGGAAGCGTCCATGGCGAGGGGACGGTGCGCACCACCTGCACCCTGTCCGGCGAATGCGACATCGGGTGCAACACCGGTGCCAAGAACACCCTGGACCACAACTACCTGTCCGCGGCCAAGGCTGCCGGCGCGGACATCCGGACCCACCACGACGTCCGCGGCATCCGCCCCCTTCCGGGAGGCGGCTATGAAGTCCGCTACGTAGTCCACGATCCCGCAGACGCCACGCCCGGGCTCCTGCGCGAACAGCTGATCCACTGCCGCCGGCTCATCCTCGCCGCCGGAACGTTCGGCACCACGTTCCTGCTGCTGCGCAACCGCGCCTCACTGCCCGCGCTCAGCCCTGCACTGGGCACCAGGTTCAGCGGAAACGGGGACCTGCTGGGCTTCGTCCTTGACGCCAAGGACCCCGACGGCGTCACGCGCACGCTCTCGGGCAGCATGGGACCGGTGATCACCACGGCCATCCGCACGCCCGACTCCACCGACGGCGGCGACGGCCGCGGGTACTACATCGAAGACGCCGGGTACCCCTCCTTCATGAACTGGCTCCTGGAAACCGGACAATTCCGCCAGGTGGCAAAGCGCGCGGGCAAAGTGATGGTGCAGCTCCTCAAGGACCGGCTCTTCCAGGCCCAGCGCTCCAACATCTCCGCCGATCTTGCCGCGGCCCTGGGAGACGGCCGGCTGTCGGCGTCCTCCGTGCCCCTGCTCGGCATGGGCCGGGACATACCGGACGGCGTGATGACGCTCCAGGGCGGCCGGCTGGCCATCAACTGGACCCTCGCCACCTCGGCTGCGTACTTCGGCCGGATGCAGGCCACAATGCAGGCGATCGCCACGGAACTGGGCGGGAGCTTCAAGCAGAATCCGCTCTGGTGGAGCAAGCGGGTCATCACCGTGCATCCGCTGGGGGGCGCCCCGGCAGGACGGAACAGCAGCGAAGGCGTGTGCGACTCCTACGGTGAGGTCTTTGGCTATCCCGGGCTGCATGTGGTGGACGGCGCCGTGATGCCCGGGCCGGTGGGTGCCAACCCCGCCCTGACCATCGCCGCCTTTGCCGAACGGGCCTGCCACCGGATCCTGGACGGAACCGGTGCGGACCGGCAGCGCGGCGGCCTGGACACCGCCGCCTTCCCGCCGGGAAGCGTCGACGGCGGGACGCCCGACGGAGGGATTCCCGGCTACCAGCCGGGGCCGCTTCGCGCCCTGGTGCCGGACGCTACCAAAGGTGCCAGGGCCCCCGCCGAAGAAGGCACGTTCGTCCCGCGGGCCGCCAGCAGGTCGCTGGGCCTGCGATCCGCAAAATCCCCGGAGGCCGCCGTCTCCCTCGAAAGTGAGGCCCTGCAGGAAGCTGAGATCGAGGAGGAAACCGAACTGGCCGAAACAGGGCCGTCCTCCGTCAGTTTCACCGAACAGATGCACGGGTGGTTCAGCGCAGGCGTGACGGACCCCGAGGCAGGACGCAGCCTGGGCCGTGACCGGAGCCGCCGGATGATGTTCGAGCTCACCATCACCGCCCCGGATATTGACGCGTTCGTCCGTGATCCGCTCCATCCGGCCACGGCTGAAGGCTACGTCCTGGCAGACCAGTTCGGCGGCCGCCTGCCGGTGGAACGTGGCTGGTTCAACCTCTTCGTCAAGGACGGTCCTGAACCTGCCGGCCGGAAGATGCTCTACCGGCTCTGGCTGCGGGATCCGGGTGGCACTCCGCTGACCTTTGTGGGCCACAAGGACGTCCGCAACGATGCAGGCTTCGACGTCTGGGGTGACACCACCACGCTTTACGTCACCGTCCTGCGCGGGCATGTTCCGCCTCCGGACCCGGTCGCTCCCACTGCCACTGCCCCGAGTTTTCGTCCAGATAATAAGACTTCCGCGCCCCGGAACCCCCTCGATGTGGACAAAAACGGGGCCATGGTGGCGGGCGCAGGGATGCTGTTCATCCGGCCGTGGGACTTCGCCCGCCAACTGACCACGTTCCGCGTCGCCGGCCCGAACCCTGCGAGCGCCCTGGCAGCATTCGGCAAGGTCTTTCTCGGCGAGCTCTGGCAGGTGTACGGCCGCCGGATGCACGGCCGCGTTGACGCCGGCAAGGCCGCCGGCCGGCAGTGA
- a CDS encoding alpha/beta fold hydrolase, which translates to MNSPRTITRADHVTEVIPFTARDGTPLTLVHVTSAAPADSGAPEKGPVLLVHGAGVRAELFRPPLPRTLVDALLEDGWDVWLLNWRASIDLEPLSWTLGDAAVYDHPAAVDYVLGATGAETLKAVIHCQGSVSFTMAAVAGLLPRVDTVVSNAVSLHPVIPLWSVIKITYLAELLKPFTPCLSPAWGYKSNGYFSRILRSMVKATHHECDNLVCRLVSFTYGSGRPALWSHENLDVATHDWISGEFAEVPFTFLSEMGRSVLARRMVAAGNHPELPANFLAEAPQTDARFSFLAGRNNRCFLPESQERTFAFFQGHRPGRDSLHLLPGYGHLDVFFGARAWADTYPVILKELNR; encoded by the coding sequence ATGAACAGCCCCCGCACCATCACCCGGGCGGACCACGTCACGGAAGTCATCCCGTTTACCGCCCGCGACGGCACGCCGCTGACCCTGGTGCACGTCACCAGCGCTGCACCGGCCGACTCCGGGGCTCCGGAAAAAGGGCCGGTGCTGCTGGTCCACGGGGCCGGGGTCCGCGCCGAGCTTTTCCGGCCTCCGCTGCCGCGGACCCTCGTGGACGCCCTGCTGGAAGACGGTTGGGACGTCTGGCTCCTGAACTGGCGGGCCTCCATCGACCTGGAACCCCTCTCCTGGACCCTGGGCGACGCCGCGGTGTACGACCACCCTGCCGCCGTCGACTACGTCCTGGGAGCCACCGGCGCCGAAACGCTGAAGGCGGTCATCCATTGCCAGGGGTCGGTTTCCTTCACCATGGCGGCCGTGGCCGGGCTCCTGCCCCGGGTGGATACGGTGGTGTCCAACGCAGTGTCCCTGCATCCCGTGATCCCGCTGTGGTCGGTCATCAAGATCACCTACCTTGCCGAGCTGCTGAAGCCGTTCACGCCCTGTCTTTCGCCTGCGTGGGGCTACAAATCCAACGGATACTTCTCCCGCATCCTCAGGTCCATGGTCAAGGCCACCCACCACGAATGCGACAACCTGGTGTGCCGGCTGGTCAGCTTCACGTACGGCAGCGGCCGGCCCGCGCTCTGGTCCCACGAGAACCTGGATGTGGCCACCCACGACTGGATCAGCGGGGAGTTTGCCGAGGTGCCGTTCACGTTCCTGTCCGAGATGGGCCGCAGCGTGCTGGCCCGGCGCATGGTTGCCGCGGGGAACCACCCGGAACTGCCCGCCAACTTCCTGGCCGAAGCGCCGCAGACCGACGCCAGGTTCTCCTTCCTGGCCGGCCGCAACAACCGCTGCTTCCTGCCCGAAAGCCAGGAGCGGACCTTCGCCTTCTTCCAGGGCCACCGGCCCGGCAGGGATTCCCTGCACCTGTTGCCCGGGTACGGGCACCTGGACGTCTTCTTCGGTGCCCGCGCCTGGGCGGACACCTATCCCGTCATCCTCAAGGAGCTGAACAGATGA
- a CDS encoding acetoacetate decarboxylase family protein, with amino-acid sequence MNKLIGLAASLLRLVPSPVPHRQERLRGQHATVDGIKYSMPVNSDDSPVLMAAFPINKRAAAAILPGTELRPFSLGGKGLLVVTVVNYKSTDIGKYIEYSLAIAVTHGSRPAPPLLPLVFQKTFGLGQYVVDLPVSTEVSVKGGKGIWGMPKHQANLDFVVTDATVSAQYDDGGRLGCFIEIERPPAMGIPLKLAASNYCAFRGMLMKSDIYFEATGDIALGGDARARLVLGDAPGVAALKNLKPAENPVFTAYLPEAHGVLDDHYEAWFLTAPTAEEAARIPGGDPLESVVGLGQGQDWLPAPDRSTTARTGTGDTR; translated from the coding sequence ATGAACAAACTCATCGGTCTTGCCGCTTCCCTGCTGCGGCTGGTGCCCTCCCCCGTGCCGCACCGCCAGGAGCGCCTGCGGGGACAACACGCCACGGTGGACGGCATCAAATACTCGATGCCGGTCAACTCCGACGATTCCCCCGTGCTGATGGCGGCCTTTCCCATCAACAAGCGCGCGGCCGCTGCGATCCTGCCCGGCACTGAGCTGCGTCCGTTCAGCCTGGGCGGCAAGGGGCTGCTGGTGGTCACCGTGGTGAACTACAAATCGACGGACATCGGCAAATACATCGAATACTCGCTGGCGATCGCCGTCACGCACGGCTCCCGGCCGGCACCTCCGCTGCTGCCGCTGGTCTTCCAAAAGACATTCGGGCTGGGCCAGTACGTGGTGGACCTGCCGGTCAGCACCGAGGTTTCGGTCAAAGGCGGCAAAGGCATCTGGGGCATGCCCAAACACCAGGCCAACCTGGACTTCGTGGTCACCGACGCGACGGTTTCGGCGCAGTACGACGACGGCGGCAGGCTGGGCTGCTTCATCGAGATTGAACGGCCCCCGGCGATGGGCATCCCGCTCAAGCTCGCCGCCTCCAACTATTGCGCCTTCCGCGGGATGCTCATGAAATCCGACATCTACTTCGAAGCCACCGGGGACATCGCCCTGGGTGGCGACGCCAGGGCCCGGCTGGTGCTGGGCGACGCGCCGGGCGTTGCCGCCCTCAAGAACCTAAAGCCGGCGGAGAATCCGGTGTTCACCGCCTACCTGCCCGAAGCCCACGGAGTGCTGGACGACCACTACGAGGCCTGGTTCCTCACGGCACCAACGGCCGAGGAAGCCGCCCGGATTCCCGGCGGCGACCCGCTCGAGTCCGTCGTTGGCCTGGGCCAGGGCCAGGACTGGCTGCCCGCACCGGACCGGAGCACCACGGCCCGCACCGGCACCGGAGACACCCGGTGA
- a CDS encoding patatin-like phospholipase family protein produces the protein MKRSLVLAGGGMRVAWQAGVVRALAEEGLHFDHVDGTSGGILTAGMLLSGVSPEDMCRNWSGVNVKDFGSALPLGDYVKGPWSLPAIGDADGLLGKVFPALGIDAGEIRRRAALPGAVEGTFNVVEFTEKRCHAIDARDVDPELMAAGMSLPIFLTPLRREGKVWTDAVWIRDANVAEALRRGADEVWLVWCIGNTGYWGDGPLEQYVHMIEMSAMGALLADFEAAGAAGRDFVLHVVRPENPLPLDPEFYLNRIDADTLIAMGYRDARNYFKDMTAEGLPKDASCTAMAEPPAGIRFTERFAGQGSGDAGGQDVRLTVTVTLPLDGSGAAAGLTGFLDHAPFGSRVFLAGGRVDVRGESVTYRASVHAGGAWHRLSLARVFHDDPGPDAWEDTRQARLTVGSLLDAPVTMGLADAAALIASVEPAGVHGPGERAGVVAKVVAGGLREAFRRYG, from the coding sequence GTGAAGCGCTCGCTGGTCCTGGCGGGGGGCGGCATGCGCGTGGCATGGCAGGCCGGAGTGGTGCGCGCGCTGGCGGAAGAGGGGCTGCACTTTGACCACGTGGACGGGACCTCCGGCGGCATCCTGACTGCGGGCATGCTGCTGTCCGGGGTGTCGCCAGAGGACATGTGCAGGAACTGGTCCGGCGTGAACGTCAAGGACTTCGGCTCGGCGCTGCCCCTGGGCGACTACGTCAAGGGCCCGTGGTCACTGCCCGCCATCGGCGACGCCGACGGCCTGCTCGGCAAGGTGTTCCCGGCCCTCGGGATCGACGCCGGCGAGATCCGTCGCCGCGCCGCCCTGCCGGGCGCCGTCGAGGGCACCTTCAACGTGGTGGAGTTCACCGAAAAGCGCTGTCACGCCATCGACGCCCGTGACGTGGATCCCGAACTGATGGCGGCGGGAATGTCCTTGCCCATTTTCCTCACTCCGCTGCGGCGTGAGGGGAAAGTCTGGACGGATGCGGTCTGGATCCGTGACGCCAACGTTGCCGAAGCCCTCCGCCGCGGGGCGGACGAGGTGTGGCTGGTCTGGTGCATCGGCAACACCGGGTACTGGGGCGACGGTCCGCTGGAGCAGTACGTGCACATGATCGAGATGAGCGCCATGGGCGCGTTGCTGGCAGACTTCGAGGCTGCGGGAGCGGCCGGACGGGACTTCGTCCTCCACGTGGTCAGGCCGGAGAATCCCCTGCCGCTGGACCCGGAGTTCTACCTGAACCGCATCGATGCGGACACGCTGATCGCCATGGGGTACCGGGACGCCCGCAACTATTTCAAGGACATGACCGCCGAAGGCCTGCCCAAGGACGCTTCCTGCACTGCGATGGCGGAACCGCCCGCCGGCATCCGCTTCACCGAGCGGTTTGCCGGACAGGGAAGCGGCGACGCCGGAGGCCAGGACGTCCGGCTGACGGTTACGGTGACCCTGCCCCTGGACGGTTCAGGCGCAGCGGCCGGGCTCACGGGTTTCCTCGACCACGCGCCGTTCGGTTCCAGGGTGTTCCTGGCGGGCGGACGGGTGGACGTCCGCGGCGAGTCGGTGACCTACCGGGCGTCCGTCCATGCGGGCGGCGCCTGGCACCGGCTGTCCCTGGCCAGGGTCTTCCACGACGATCCCGGACCGGACGCCTGGGAGGACACCAGGCAGGCCCGTCTCACGGTGGGATCGCTGCTGGATGCCCCGGTCACCATGGGGCTGGCGGACGCGGCAGCCCTGATCGCTTCGGTGGAACCAGCTGGTGTCCACGGTCCCGGAGAACGCGCCGGCGTCGTCGCCAAAGTCGTGGCCGGAGGCCTCCGGGAGGCATTCCGCCGCTATGGCTGA
- a CDS encoding FAD-dependent oxidoreductase, producing MSAPAPSISSSATFRGSSPAPRVVIAGAGPAARALVGQLERSRFAGTVTVLSNRDDAPTELLELAALPQVSVRFGQPASFIDAANRTVATADGMEFSYDQLVIATGSAPALAPVDGAGRCLSYSTIDDAARIGDAVKEVTRVLGRRPLGILVGTGPEAGQAEAVLRARGVRPIRTTLRPATVVPTLAGSALPAAGIVFEDGSSMNGDLVVLAEERVARDGLAASAGLQTAANGGIVIGQDFRTSVPGIWAIGDAASFDGVRLGLLVASGSAAGVCAAQLMQATLQEPVPAAA from the coding sequence ATGTCCGCTCCGGCACCGTCCATCTCCTCCTCCGCCACGTTCCGGGGGTCATCCCCGGCACCGCGCGTGGTCATTGCCGGCGCCGGACCCGCTGCCCGAGCCCTGGTGGGCCAGCTGGAGAGGTCCCGTTTCGCAGGCACCGTCACGGTGCTCAGCAACCGCGACGACGCCCCGACCGAGCTTCTGGAGCTGGCAGCCCTTCCGCAGGTTTCCGTCCGTTTCGGGCAGCCGGCCAGCTTCATTGATGCGGCCAACCGCACGGTGGCCACCGCGGACGGCATGGAGTTCAGCTACGACCAGCTGGTGATTGCCACCGGCTCCGCCCCGGCCCTGGCTCCCGTGGACGGCGCCGGCCGGTGCCTCAGCTACTCCACCATTGACGACGCCGCCCGTATTGGCGACGCCGTCAAGGAAGTCACCCGTGTGCTCGGGCGCAGGCCGCTGGGGATCCTGGTGGGGACGGGCCCCGAGGCGGGACAGGCCGAAGCGGTGCTACGGGCCCGCGGCGTCAGGCCTATCCGCACCACGCTCCGGCCGGCTACGGTGGTCCCGACACTGGCGGGTTCGGCACTCCCCGCCGCCGGGATTGTGTTCGAGGACGGCAGCAGCATGAACGGCGACCTGGTGGTCCTCGCCGAGGAGCGGGTGGCCAGGGATGGCCTGGCGGCGAGCGCAGGCCTTCAGACGGCCGCCAACGGCGGGATCGTGATCGGCCAGGACTTCCGGACGTCCGTTCCGGGGATCTGGGCCATCGGCGACGCCGCCTCGTTCGACGGCGTCCGCCTGGGCCTGCTCGTGGCGTCAGGCTCCGCGGCGGGCGTCTGCGCAGCCCAGCTCATGCAGGCCACGCTGCAGGAACCTGTGCCCGCTGCGGCTTAG
- the deoC gene encoding deoxyribose-phosphate aldolase, which yields MSNEATAAGMPETTAGVTAPGATAPGEIASFIDHTLLKPEASEAEILKVCSEAAEYRFKSVCVNPVWVKTVTNALKGSGVLTCSVVGFPLGATPTDVKAFEARGAVLDGADEVDMVINIAAARADDKGALVDDIRAVAEAVHGSDAILKVIIETALLSDSQKVLACEAAVEAGADFVKTSTGFNGGGATVEDVALMRRTVGPDVGVKASGGVRSLADAQAMIAAGATRIGASSGIAIVKGEQGSSAY from the coding sequence ATGAGCAACGAAGCCACCGCGGCCGGCATGCCTGAAACCACCGCCGGCGTCACGGCGCCCGGGGCCACCGCACCCGGAGAAATCGCCTCCTTCATCGACCACACGCTGCTGAAGCCTGAGGCCAGCGAAGCGGAGATCCTCAAGGTCTGTTCCGAGGCCGCCGAGTACCGCTTCAAATCCGTCTGCGTGAACCCGGTGTGGGTGAAGACCGTTACCAACGCGCTCAAGGGTTCGGGCGTCCTGACCTGTTCGGTGGTCGGCTTCCCCCTCGGTGCCACCCCCACCGATGTCAAGGCCTTCGAAGCCCGCGGCGCTGTGCTGGACGGCGCCGACGAGGTGGACATGGTGATCAACATTGCGGCCGCCCGCGCAGATGACAAAGGCGCGCTGGTTGATGACATCCGGGCCGTCGCCGAGGCCGTGCACGGCAGCGACGCCATCTTGAAGGTGATCATCGAGACTGCGCTGCTCAGTGATTCCCAGAAAGTCCTGGCTTGCGAAGCGGCAGTGGAAGCAGGCGCGGACTTCGTCAAGACGTCCACGGGCTTCAACGGCGGCGGCGCCACGGTGGAGGACGTGGCCCTGATGCGCCGCACGGTGGGCCCGGATGTTGGCGTCAAGGCCTCCGGCGGCGTGCGTTCGCTGGCCGACGCTCAGGCTATGATTGCTGCAGGTGCAACACGTATTGGCGCCAGCTCCGGAATTGCGATCGTCAAGGGCGAACAGGGTTCGTCCGCGTACTGA
- a CDS encoding metal-dependent hydrolase produces MMGGHHAASGAAAWVAIASTGPYTLGWYPLDATGILIGGMATAGTALVCDWDHRHSTVANSLPPLSNVIAVGIENASGGHRQGTHSVLGAAFFVLLATIAGQLQLHTDWGLLSVGAGLLCMFMINIAAKALKLFPKSGFISNWLFALTMAGLVTWFAPDQWTWLPVSMLTGVVVHIVGDMITTGGVPLLWPIVIKPPRFLRKLPVLNDVWKANGAFSIPLLGRAGSRREWLVLIPVSAYAMVGMCVAAWALAKAHFPAALALGSTLVNSLFGAAG; encoded by the coding sequence ATGATGGGAGGACACCACGCCGCGTCGGGAGCCGCGGCGTGGGTAGCCATTGCCTCGACGGGGCCATACACCCTGGGCTGGTACCCGCTGGACGCCACCGGGATCCTGATCGGCGGCATGGCGACGGCGGGAACCGCTCTGGTGTGCGACTGGGACCACCGCCACAGCACCGTGGCCAATTCACTGCCGCCGCTGTCCAACGTAATCGCGGTGGGGATCGAAAATGCCAGCGGCGGCCACCGGCAGGGGACGCACTCGGTGCTCGGGGCCGCCTTCTTCGTGCTGCTGGCCACCATTGCCGGGCAGCTACAGCTGCACACTGACTGGGGCCTGCTGTCAGTGGGTGCCGGCCTGCTGTGCATGTTCATGATCAATATCGCCGCCAAGGCCCTGAAGCTCTTCCCCAAGTCAGGCTTCATCAGCAACTGGCTCTTCGCCCTGACCATGGCCGGGCTGGTCACCTGGTTCGCGCCGGACCAATGGACCTGGCTTCCCGTCTCGATGCTCACCGGGGTGGTGGTGCACATCGTCGGCGACATGATCACCACCGGGGGAGTGCCCCTGCTCTGGCCGATCGTGATCAAGCCGCCCCGGTTCCTGCGGAAGCTCCCGGTGCTCAACGACGTGTGGAAAGCCAACGGCGCGTTCTCCATCCCGCTGCTGGGGCGGGCCGGCTCCCGGCGCGAGTGGCTGGTGCTGATTCCCGTCAGCGCCTACGCCATGGTGGGGATGTGCGTGGCGGCCTGGGCGCTGGCCAAGGCCCATTTCCCGGCAGCCCTTGCACTGGGAAGCACCCTGGTCAACAGCCTGTTCGGCGCGGCCGGTTAA